The following are from one region of the Anabas testudineus chromosome 2, fAnaTes1.2, whole genome shotgun sequence genome:
- the mcf2la gene encoding guanine nucleotide exchange factor DBS isoform X2 yields the protein MSLLELIQESHEVLNRLLHSLFISVSVLTRHTHHSRSNRPIWRRDDILQREDGPLCAAEIGSELQKQFAILPGGRGMNGSPVIIFPEFPAFSELEDEEVQNVLSYLTSVPSVAASGVGFILVIDRRLDRWAAVRATLLRIAGSFPGNIHLVLVLRPTTLFQRTLSDFLFKFNRDEFKMKVVMLSSVTELHAYIDPGQLTRELGGTQEYHHDSWISHRTAIEAFALMVKTTAQTLQAFGTELAETELPNDAEATTNLLHTHTLKKDTMKEDLQVALSQGRRLLDCINEPLQTDPEYSMTHDELENLATVQRLLGQLDETETAFDDFWERHRTKLEHCLQLRHFELHFREVRSQLDMASERLSGFSEVSVSPTHGEHILRELSSHEDKACELLDRALSLACEGDRLIENGHYAEDSIRPKCSELRGVCKEISFTLRSKKSLLLRAMELHHSLEKASRWCEEGIFLLASQSVDRCQSQDGAEAALQELERYLDTASLHTLADRSAVCCQYEAVLTTQLRDQVEKVFQKQSSVEEMFEKRRVSLKKLAAKQTRPVQPVAPRPEVKSPLSSPNQQRKERRYSADNAICKKAESPVHNGSTRHASLSEEEENLAVLRRHVMNELLETERAYVEELLCVLEGYAAEMDNPAMAHLIPSTLLNKKDVLFGNMPEIYQFHKRTFLKELEAYTDCPELVGRCFLERMKDLQIYEAYCQNKPRSESLWRQCSDCAFFQECQKKLEHKLGLDSYLLKPVQRITKYQLLLKELLKYSKGCDGCDDLQAALSSILGILKAVNDSMHLIAITGYEGNLSELGRLLMQGSFSVWTEHKKGHAKVKDLARFKPMQRHLFLHEKALLFCKRREENGEGYEKAPSYSFKHSLSMSAVGITENAKGDNKKFEIWCNSREEVFIVQAPTTEIKTAWVNEIRKVLTQQLKACRDASQQKNCDSVFLSPTSSTTSICLSPFRSSGQKNQKKQDEKKSELSPVSDNNLSSSPKPKEPAPHVSLSRVKWMSTSSLLQSKRRAWNKASLSVDASEENDGFSSGEEPMNSDPEDEVEKKLVPGRYTVVADCEKAGPQELSVKSGDVVQLIREGEEGQWFVKNLRNSKEGWVAAANLLSLISESKSSQSLSSSDGSVSGNLSTSSSCSETYTSFSDIKP from the exons ATGTCTCTTTTGGAGTTAATTCAAGAGAGCCACGAAGTGCTGAATCGACTGCTTCACAGCCTGTTCATATCTGTCAGTGTGTTGACCcgacacacacatcacagcaggaGCAATCGACCCATCTGGAGAAGAG aTGACATCCTGCAGAGGGAGGATGGTCCCCTGTGTGCAGCCGAAATTGGCTCTGAGCTCCAGAAACAGTTTGCCATCCTGCCAG GTGGCCGCGGGATGAACGGTAGCCCCGTCATCATCTTCCCAGAATTCCCAGCTTTCAGCGagctggaggatgaggaggtcCAAAATGTACTCAGCTACCTCACCAGCGTCCCCAG TGTTGCAGCATCGGGAGTGGGTTTCATCCTGGTCATCGACAGACGACTGGACCGATGGGCTGCCGTCAGGGCTACCCTGCTCCGCATCGCA GGCTCATTTCCAGGGAACATACACTTGGTTCTCGTCTTGCGTCCCACTACCTTGTTCCAGCGGACTCTGTCGGACTTCCTGTTCAAGTTCAACAGGGATGAGTTCAAGATGAAG gtGGTGATGCTGAGTTCGGTGACTGAGCTCCATGCCTACATTGACCCAGGACAACTGACCAGAGAGCTGGGAGGCACACAGGAATACCACCATGACAGCTGGATCTCACACCGCact GCGATCGAGGCCTTTGCCCTGATGGTGAAGACCACGGCTCAGACCCTGCAGGCGTTCGGCACTGAGCTTGCAGAAACAGAATTACCCAACGATGCTGAGGCCACCactaacctgctgcacacacacactttgaagaAGGATACAATGAAG GAAGACCTGCAGGTGGCGCTGTCTCAAGGGAGACGCCTGTTGGATTGTATCAATGAGCCTCTACAGACAGACCCTGAATATAGCATGACCCATGATGAACTGGAGAATTTAGCTACTGTACAGAG ACTCCTGGGTCAGCTGGATGAAACCGAGACAGCGTTTGATGATTTCTGGGAACGTCACCGCACTAAGCTGGAGCACTGTTTGCAGTTGCGTCATTTTGAACTGCACTTCCGTGAA GTGCGTTCCCAGCTGGATATGGCATCAGAGCGCTTGTCAGGTTTCTCTGAGGTCAGCGTGAGCCCCACCCATGGCGAACACATCCTCAGAGAGCTCAGCAGCCATGAGGACAAGGCCTgt GAGTTACTGGACCGGGCCCTGTCTCTGGCCTGTGAAGGTGACAGGCTGATAGAAAACGGGCACTACGCTGAAGACTCCATCAGGCCGAAGTGCAGCGAGCTGAGAGGAGTGTGTAAGGAGATTAGCTTCACTCTCAGGAGCAAGAAGAGCCTCCTACTCCGAGCGATGGAGCTCCATCACTCCCTGGAGAAG GCATCACGGTGGTGTGAAGAGGGCATCTTCCTCTTAGCGAGCCAATCAGTAGACCGATGTCAGTCCCAGGATGGAGCGGAAGCGGCTCTGCAAGAACTGGAACGATACCTGGACACAGCTTCACTACACACCCTCGCTGACCGCAGTGCCGTGTGCTGCCAGTACGAGGCAGTGCTCACTACTCAGCTCAGG GACCAGGTGGAGAAAGTTTTCCAAAAGCAAAGCTCCGTCGAGGAGATGTTCGAGAAGAGACGAGTCAGCCTGAAGAAACTCGCTGCCAAACAGACCAGACCAGTTCAGCCAGTGGCGCCTAGACCTGAAGTGAAGTCTCCGCTCTCCTCTCCCA atcaacagagaaaagagaggagataTTCTGCAGATAATGCCATCTGCAAAAAG GCGGAGTCACCAGTGCATAACGGCAGCACCAGACACGCTTCTCTGTCCGAGGAGGAAGAAAACCTGGCAGTTCTTCGGCG ACATGTGATGAATGAACtgctggagacagagagagcgtatgtggaggagctgctgtgtgtgctggAG GGCTATGCAGCAGAGATGGACAACCCCGCCATGGCTCACCTCATCCCCAGCACTCTGCTCAACAAGAAAGACGTCCTGTTCGGCAACATGCCTGAAATCTATCAGTTTCATAAAAG GACGTTTCTAAAAGAACTGGAAGCATACACAGACTGCCCAGAACTGGTGGGCCGCTGCTTCTTAGAAAGA ATGAAGGACCTGCAGATCTATGAGGCTTACTGCCAGAATAAACCTCGCTCTGAGAGCTTGTGGAGACAGTGCTCCGACTGTGCCTTCTTCCAG GAATGCCAGAAGAAGCTGGAACATAAACTTGGTTTGGACTCCTACCTCCTTAAACCTGTTCAGAGAATCACCAAGTACCAGCTACTGCTTAAG GAGTTGCTAAAGTACAGTAAAGGCTGTGATGGCTGTGACGACCTACAGGCAGCTCTGTCCTCCATCCTGGGAATCCTCAAGGCTGTTAACGACTCCATGCACCTCATCGCCATCACAGGATACGAG GGTAACTTGTCAGAGTTGGGTCGTCTGCTGATGCAGGGCTCCTTCAGCGTTTGGACAGAGCATAAGAAAGGTCACGCCAAGGTCAAGGATCTGGCCAGGTTTAAGCCCATGCAGAGGCACCTGTTCTTGCACGAGAAGGCTCTACTCTTCTgtaagaggagggaggagaacgGGGAGGGCTACGAGAAGGCTCCGTCTTACAGCTTTAAACACTCCCTCAGT ATGAGTGCAGTGGGAATTACAGAGAACGCTAAAGGAGACAACAAGAAGTTTGAGATTTGGTGTAACTCTAGAGAAGAAGTGTTTATAGTTCAG GCTCCAACCACAGAGATTAAAACAGCCTGGGTGAACGAGATCCGCAAAGTCCTGACGCAGCAGCTCAAAGCCTGCAGAG ATGCCAGTCAGCAGAAGAACTGTGACTCTGTCTTCCTGAGTCccaccagcagcaccacctCTATCTGCCTCAG TCCCTTCCGTAGCAGCGGTCAAAAGAACCAGAAGAAGCAAGATGAGAAGAAGTCAGAGTTGAGCCCGGTGTCCGACAATAACTTGTCTTCCTCACCGAAACCAAAAG AGCCGGCTCCACATGTCAGTCTGAGCAGAGTCAAATGGATGAGTACCTCTAGCCTTTTACAGAGCAAGCGGCGAG CGTGGAACAAGGCGTCTCTCTCAGTGGATGCCTCAGAGGAGAACGATGGGTTCTCCAGCGGTGAGGAACCCATGAACTCTGACCCCGAGGATGAAGTAGAAAAGAAGCTG GTCCCAGGAAGGTATACTGTAGTTGCGGACTGCGAGAAGGCGGGCCCTCAGGAGCTGTCTGTCAAGAGTGGAGACGTGGTTCAACTAatcagagaaggagaagagggacAATG GTTTGTGAAGAACCTTCGCAACAGTAAAGAGGGCTGGGTGGCAGCAGCAAACCTCCTCAGCCTCATCTCAGAGTCCAAGTCATCACAGTCGCTCAGCAGCTCAG ATGGCAGTGTCTCTGGAAACCTCAGCACTTCTTCCAGCTGCAGTGAGACCTACACCAGCTTCTCTGACATCAAACCCTGA
- the mcf2la gene encoding guanine nucleotide exchange factor DBS isoform X7: MRQTILSSLSVEIKTVRDAEENRQRDEMKERTEKQEYGGERFVCISLGEMESYYRYSNCCQQLLNDILQREDGPLCAAEIGSELQKQFAILPGGRGMNGSPVIIFPEFPAFSELEDEEVQNVLSYLTSVPSVAASGVGFILVIDRRLDRWAAVRATLLRIAGSFPGNIHLVLVLRPTTLFQRTLSDFLFKFNRDEFKMKVVMLSSVTELHAYIDPGQLTRELGGTQEYHHDSWISHRTAIEAFALMVKTTAQTLQAFGTELAETELPNDAEATTNLLHTHTLKKDTMKEDLQVALSQGRRLLDCINEPLQTDPEYSMTHDELENLATVQRLLGQLDETETAFDDFWERHRTKLEHCLQLRHFELHFREVRSQLDMASERLSGFSEVSVSPTHGEHILRELSSHEDKACELLDRALSLACEGDRLIENGHYAEDSIRPKCSELRGVCKEISFTLRSKKSLLLRAMELHHSLEKASRWCEEGIFLLASQSVDRCQSQDGAEAALQELERYLDTASLHTLADRSAVCCQYEAVLTTQLRDQVEKVFQKQSSVEEMFEKRRVSLKKLAAKQTRPVQPVAPRPEVKSPLSSPNQQRKERRYSADNAICKKAESPVHNGSTRHASLSEEEENLAVLRRHVMNELLETERAYVEELLCVLEGYAAEMDNPAMAHLIPSTLLNKKDVLFGNMPEIYQFHKRTFLKELEAYTDCPELVGRCFLERMKDLQIYEAYCQNKPRSESLWRQCSDCAFFQECQKKLEHKLGLDSYLLKPVQRITKYQLLLKELLKYSKGCDGCDDLQAALSSILGILKAVNDSMHLIAITGYEGNLSELGRLLMQGSFSVWTEHKKGHAKVKDLARFKPMQRHLFLHEKALLFCKRREENGEGYEKAPSYSFKHSLSMSAVGITENAKGDNKKFEIWCNSREEVFIVQAPTTEIKTAWVNEIRKVLTQQLKACRDASQQKNCDSVFLSPTSSTTSICLSPFRSSGQKNQKKQDEKKSELSPVSDNNLSSSPKPKDEPVTSPTTDRSLVAKKRFTLQGFSNLKSPKGSALSPEHSSKQHLVKSDPTPFGFKAWNKASLSVDASEENDGFSSGEEPMNSDPEDEVEKKLVPGRYTVVADCEKAGPQELSVKSGDVVQLIREGEEGQWFVKNLRNSKEGWVAAANLLSLISESKSSQSLSSSDGSVSGNLSTSSSCSETYTSFSDIKP; the protein is encoded by the exons ATGAGACAGACGATACTCTCCTCTCTATCTGTGGAGATAAAGACGGTGAGGGATGCggaggaaaacagacagagggacGAGATGAAGGAACgcacagaaaaacaggaatatGGAGGAGAGAGGTTTGTCTGCATCTCACTGGGGGAGATGGAGAGCTACTACAGATACAGCAACTGCTGTCAGCAGCTACTGA aTGACATCCTGCAGAGGGAGGATGGTCCCCTGTGTGCAGCCGAAATTGGCTCTGAGCTCCAGAAACAGTTTGCCATCCTGCCAG GTGGCCGCGGGATGAACGGTAGCCCCGTCATCATCTTCCCAGAATTCCCAGCTTTCAGCGagctggaggatgaggaggtcCAAAATGTACTCAGCTACCTCACCAGCGTCCCCAG TGTTGCAGCATCGGGAGTGGGTTTCATCCTGGTCATCGACAGACGACTGGACCGATGGGCTGCCGTCAGGGCTACCCTGCTCCGCATCGCA GGCTCATTTCCAGGGAACATACACTTGGTTCTCGTCTTGCGTCCCACTACCTTGTTCCAGCGGACTCTGTCGGACTTCCTGTTCAAGTTCAACAGGGATGAGTTCAAGATGAAG gtGGTGATGCTGAGTTCGGTGACTGAGCTCCATGCCTACATTGACCCAGGACAACTGACCAGAGAGCTGGGAGGCACACAGGAATACCACCATGACAGCTGGATCTCACACCGCact GCGATCGAGGCCTTTGCCCTGATGGTGAAGACCACGGCTCAGACCCTGCAGGCGTTCGGCACTGAGCTTGCAGAAACAGAATTACCCAACGATGCTGAGGCCACCactaacctgctgcacacacacactttgaagaAGGATACAATGAAG GAAGACCTGCAGGTGGCGCTGTCTCAAGGGAGACGCCTGTTGGATTGTATCAATGAGCCTCTACAGACAGACCCTGAATATAGCATGACCCATGATGAACTGGAGAATTTAGCTACTGTACAGAG ACTCCTGGGTCAGCTGGATGAAACCGAGACAGCGTTTGATGATTTCTGGGAACGTCACCGCACTAAGCTGGAGCACTGTTTGCAGTTGCGTCATTTTGAACTGCACTTCCGTGAA GTGCGTTCCCAGCTGGATATGGCATCAGAGCGCTTGTCAGGTTTCTCTGAGGTCAGCGTGAGCCCCACCCATGGCGAACACATCCTCAGAGAGCTCAGCAGCCATGAGGACAAGGCCTgt GAGTTACTGGACCGGGCCCTGTCTCTGGCCTGTGAAGGTGACAGGCTGATAGAAAACGGGCACTACGCTGAAGACTCCATCAGGCCGAAGTGCAGCGAGCTGAGAGGAGTGTGTAAGGAGATTAGCTTCACTCTCAGGAGCAAGAAGAGCCTCCTACTCCGAGCGATGGAGCTCCATCACTCCCTGGAGAAG GCATCACGGTGGTGTGAAGAGGGCATCTTCCTCTTAGCGAGCCAATCAGTAGACCGATGTCAGTCCCAGGATGGAGCGGAAGCGGCTCTGCAAGAACTGGAACGATACCTGGACACAGCTTCACTACACACCCTCGCTGACCGCAGTGCCGTGTGCTGCCAGTACGAGGCAGTGCTCACTACTCAGCTCAGG GACCAGGTGGAGAAAGTTTTCCAAAAGCAAAGCTCCGTCGAGGAGATGTTCGAGAAGAGACGAGTCAGCCTGAAGAAACTCGCTGCCAAACAGACCAGACCAGTTCAGCCAGTGGCGCCTAGACCTGAAGTGAAGTCTCCGCTCTCCTCTCCCA atcaacagagaaaagagaggagataTTCTGCAGATAATGCCATCTGCAAAAAG GCGGAGTCACCAGTGCATAACGGCAGCACCAGACACGCTTCTCTGTCCGAGGAGGAAGAAAACCTGGCAGTTCTTCGGCG ACATGTGATGAATGAACtgctggagacagagagagcgtatgtggaggagctgctgtgtgtgctggAG GGCTATGCAGCAGAGATGGACAACCCCGCCATGGCTCACCTCATCCCCAGCACTCTGCTCAACAAGAAAGACGTCCTGTTCGGCAACATGCCTGAAATCTATCAGTTTCATAAAAG GACGTTTCTAAAAGAACTGGAAGCATACACAGACTGCCCAGAACTGGTGGGCCGCTGCTTCTTAGAAAGA ATGAAGGACCTGCAGATCTATGAGGCTTACTGCCAGAATAAACCTCGCTCTGAGAGCTTGTGGAGACAGTGCTCCGACTGTGCCTTCTTCCAG GAATGCCAGAAGAAGCTGGAACATAAACTTGGTTTGGACTCCTACCTCCTTAAACCTGTTCAGAGAATCACCAAGTACCAGCTACTGCTTAAG GAGTTGCTAAAGTACAGTAAAGGCTGTGATGGCTGTGACGACCTACAGGCAGCTCTGTCCTCCATCCTGGGAATCCTCAAGGCTGTTAACGACTCCATGCACCTCATCGCCATCACAGGATACGAG GGTAACTTGTCAGAGTTGGGTCGTCTGCTGATGCAGGGCTCCTTCAGCGTTTGGACAGAGCATAAGAAAGGTCACGCCAAGGTCAAGGATCTGGCCAGGTTTAAGCCCATGCAGAGGCACCTGTTCTTGCACGAGAAGGCTCTACTCTTCTgtaagaggagggaggagaacgGGGAGGGCTACGAGAAGGCTCCGTCTTACAGCTTTAAACACTCCCTCAGT ATGAGTGCAGTGGGAATTACAGAGAACGCTAAAGGAGACAACAAGAAGTTTGAGATTTGGTGTAACTCTAGAGAAGAAGTGTTTATAGTTCAG GCTCCAACCACAGAGATTAAAACAGCCTGGGTGAACGAGATCCGCAAAGTCCTGACGCAGCAGCTCAAAGCCTGCAGAG ATGCCAGTCAGCAGAAGAACTGTGACTCTGTCTTCCTGAGTCccaccagcagcaccacctCTATCTGCCTCAG TCCCTTCCGTAGCAGCGGTCAAAAGAACCAGAAGAAGCAAGATGAGAAGAAGTCAGAGTTGAGCCCGGTGTCCGACAATAACTTGTCTTCCTCACCGAAACCAAAAG ATGAACCAGTGACCAGTCCGACCACTGACAGATCCTTAGTGGCTAAAAAGCGTTTTACTTTGCAGGGCTTCAGCAATCTCAAGAGTCCTAAAG GCTCGGCCCTGAGCCCTGAGCACAGCTCCAAACAGCACTTGGTCAAGAGTGACCCCACGCCGTTTGGGTTCAAAG CGTGGAACAAGGCGTCTCTCTCAGTGGATGCCTCAGAGGAGAACGATGGGTTCTCCAGCGGTGAGGAACCCATGAACTCTGACCCCGAGGATGAAGTAGAAAAGAAGCTG GTCCCAGGAAGGTATACTGTAGTTGCGGACTGCGAGAAGGCGGGCCCTCAGGAGCTGTCTGTCAAGAGTGGAGACGTGGTTCAACTAatcagagaaggagaagagggacAATG GTTTGTGAAGAACCTTCGCAACAGTAAAGAGGGCTGGGTGGCAGCAGCAAACCTCCTCAGCCTCATCTCAGAGTCCAAGTCATCACAGTCGCTCAGCAGCTCAG ATGGCAGTGTCTCTGGAAACCTCAGCACTTCTTCCAGCTGCAGTGAGACCTACACCAGCTTCTCTGACATCAAACCCTGA
- the mcf2la gene encoding guanine nucleotide exchange factor DBS isoform X1: MRQTILSSLSVEIKTVRDAEENRQRDEMKERTEKQEYGGERFVCISLGEMESYYRYSNCCQQLLNDILQREDGPLCAAEIGSELQKQFAILPGGRGMNGSPVIIFPEFPAFSELEDEEVQNVLSYLTSVPSVAASGVGFILVIDRRLDRWAAVRATLLRIAGSFPGNIHLVLVLRPTTLFQRTLSDFLFKFNRDEFKMKVVMLSSVTELHAYIDPGQLTRELGGTQEYHHDSWISHRTAIEAFALMVKTTAQTLQAFGTELAETELPNDAEATTNLLHTHTLKKDTMKEDLQVALSQGRRLLDCINEPLQTDPEYSMTHDELENLATVQRLLGQLDETETAFDDFWERHRTKLEHCLQLRHFELHFREVRSQLDMASERLSGFSEVSVSPTHGEHILRELSSHEDKACELLDRALSLACEGDRLIENGHYAEDSIRPKCSELRGVCKEISFTLRSKKSLLLRAMELHHSLEKASRWCEEGIFLLASQSVDRCQSQDGAEAALQELERYLDTASLHTLADRSAVCCQYEAVLTTQLRDQVEKVFQKQSSVEEMFEKRRVSLKKLAAKQTRPVQPVAPRPEVKSPLSSPNQQRKERRYSADNAICKKAESPVHNGSTRHASLSEEEENLAVLRRHVMNELLETERAYVEELLCVLEGYAAEMDNPAMAHLIPSTLLNKKDVLFGNMPEIYQFHKRTFLKELEAYTDCPELVGRCFLERMKDLQIYEAYCQNKPRSESLWRQCSDCAFFQECQKKLEHKLGLDSYLLKPVQRITKYQLLLKELLKYSKGCDGCDDLQAALSSILGILKAVNDSMHLIAITGYEGNLSELGRLLMQGSFSVWTEHKKGHAKVKDLARFKPMQRHLFLHEKALLFCKRREENGEGYEKAPSYSFKHSLSMSAVGITENAKGDNKKFEIWCNSREEVFIVQAPTTEIKTAWVNEIRKVLTQQLKACRDASQQKNCDSVFLSPTSSTTSICLSPFRSSGQKNQKKQDEKKSELSPVSDNNLSSSPKPKEPAPHVSLSRVKWMSTSSLLQSKRRAWNKASLSVDASEENDGFSSGEEPMNSDPEDEVEKKLVPGRYTVVADCEKAGPQELSVKSGDVVQLIREGEEGQWFVKNLRNSKEGWVAAANLLSLISESKSSQSLSSSDGSVSGNLSTSSSCSETYTSFSDIKP, encoded by the exons ATGAGACAGACGATACTCTCCTCTCTATCTGTGGAGATAAAGACGGTGAGGGATGCggaggaaaacagacagagggacGAGATGAAGGAACgcacagaaaaacaggaatatGGAGGAGAGAGGTTTGTCTGCATCTCACTGGGGGAGATGGAGAGCTACTACAGATACAGCAACTGCTGTCAGCAGCTACTGA aTGACATCCTGCAGAGGGAGGATGGTCCCCTGTGTGCAGCCGAAATTGGCTCTGAGCTCCAGAAACAGTTTGCCATCCTGCCAG GTGGCCGCGGGATGAACGGTAGCCCCGTCATCATCTTCCCAGAATTCCCAGCTTTCAGCGagctggaggatgaggaggtcCAAAATGTACTCAGCTACCTCACCAGCGTCCCCAG TGTTGCAGCATCGGGAGTGGGTTTCATCCTGGTCATCGACAGACGACTGGACCGATGGGCTGCCGTCAGGGCTACCCTGCTCCGCATCGCA GGCTCATTTCCAGGGAACATACACTTGGTTCTCGTCTTGCGTCCCACTACCTTGTTCCAGCGGACTCTGTCGGACTTCCTGTTCAAGTTCAACAGGGATGAGTTCAAGATGAAG gtGGTGATGCTGAGTTCGGTGACTGAGCTCCATGCCTACATTGACCCAGGACAACTGACCAGAGAGCTGGGAGGCACACAGGAATACCACCATGACAGCTGGATCTCACACCGCact GCGATCGAGGCCTTTGCCCTGATGGTGAAGACCACGGCTCAGACCCTGCAGGCGTTCGGCACTGAGCTTGCAGAAACAGAATTACCCAACGATGCTGAGGCCACCactaacctgctgcacacacacactttgaagaAGGATACAATGAAG GAAGACCTGCAGGTGGCGCTGTCTCAAGGGAGACGCCTGTTGGATTGTATCAATGAGCCTCTACAGACAGACCCTGAATATAGCATGACCCATGATGAACTGGAGAATTTAGCTACTGTACAGAG ACTCCTGGGTCAGCTGGATGAAACCGAGACAGCGTTTGATGATTTCTGGGAACGTCACCGCACTAAGCTGGAGCACTGTTTGCAGTTGCGTCATTTTGAACTGCACTTCCGTGAA GTGCGTTCCCAGCTGGATATGGCATCAGAGCGCTTGTCAGGTTTCTCTGAGGTCAGCGTGAGCCCCACCCATGGCGAACACATCCTCAGAGAGCTCAGCAGCCATGAGGACAAGGCCTgt GAGTTACTGGACCGGGCCCTGTCTCTGGCCTGTGAAGGTGACAGGCTGATAGAAAACGGGCACTACGCTGAAGACTCCATCAGGCCGAAGTGCAGCGAGCTGAGAGGAGTGTGTAAGGAGATTAGCTTCACTCTCAGGAGCAAGAAGAGCCTCCTACTCCGAGCGATGGAGCTCCATCACTCCCTGGAGAAG GCATCACGGTGGTGTGAAGAGGGCATCTTCCTCTTAGCGAGCCAATCAGTAGACCGATGTCAGTCCCAGGATGGAGCGGAAGCGGCTCTGCAAGAACTGGAACGATACCTGGACACAGCTTCACTACACACCCTCGCTGACCGCAGTGCCGTGTGCTGCCAGTACGAGGCAGTGCTCACTACTCAGCTCAGG GACCAGGTGGAGAAAGTTTTCCAAAAGCAAAGCTCCGTCGAGGAGATGTTCGAGAAGAGACGAGTCAGCCTGAAGAAACTCGCTGCCAAACAGACCAGACCAGTTCAGCCAGTGGCGCCTAGACCTGAAGTGAAGTCTCCGCTCTCCTCTCCCA atcaacagagaaaagagaggagataTTCTGCAGATAATGCCATCTGCAAAAAG GCGGAGTCACCAGTGCATAACGGCAGCACCAGACACGCTTCTCTGTCCGAGGAGGAAGAAAACCTGGCAGTTCTTCGGCG ACATGTGATGAATGAACtgctggagacagagagagcgtatgtggaggagctgctgtgtgtgctggAG GGCTATGCAGCAGAGATGGACAACCCCGCCATGGCTCACCTCATCCCCAGCACTCTGCTCAACAAGAAAGACGTCCTGTTCGGCAACATGCCTGAAATCTATCAGTTTCATAAAAG GACGTTTCTAAAAGAACTGGAAGCATACACAGACTGCCCAGAACTGGTGGGCCGCTGCTTCTTAGAAAGA ATGAAGGACCTGCAGATCTATGAGGCTTACTGCCAGAATAAACCTCGCTCTGAGAGCTTGTGGAGACAGTGCTCCGACTGTGCCTTCTTCCAG GAATGCCAGAAGAAGCTGGAACATAAACTTGGTTTGGACTCCTACCTCCTTAAACCTGTTCAGAGAATCACCAAGTACCAGCTACTGCTTAAG GAGTTGCTAAAGTACAGTAAAGGCTGTGATGGCTGTGACGACCTACAGGCAGCTCTGTCCTCCATCCTGGGAATCCTCAAGGCTGTTAACGACTCCATGCACCTCATCGCCATCACAGGATACGAG GGTAACTTGTCAGAGTTGGGTCGTCTGCTGATGCAGGGCTCCTTCAGCGTTTGGACAGAGCATAAGAAAGGTCACGCCAAGGTCAAGGATCTGGCCAGGTTTAAGCCCATGCAGAGGCACCTGTTCTTGCACGAGAAGGCTCTACTCTTCTgtaagaggagggaggagaacgGGGAGGGCTACGAGAAGGCTCCGTCTTACAGCTTTAAACACTCCCTCAGT ATGAGTGCAGTGGGAATTACAGAGAACGCTAAAGGAGACAACAAGAAGTTTGAGATTTGGTGTAACTCTAGAGAAGAAGTGTTTATAGTTCAG GCTCCAACCACAGAGATTAAAACAGCCTGGGTGAACGAGATCCGCAAAGTCCTGACGCAGCAGCTCAAAGCCTGCAGAG ATGCCAGTCAGCAGAAGAACTGTGACTCTGTCTTCCTGAGTCccaccagcagcaccacctCTATCTGCCTCAG TCCCTTCCGTAGCAGCGGTCAAAAGAACCAGAAGAAGCAAGATGAGAAGAAGTCAGAGTTGAGCCCGGTGTCCGACAATAACTTGTCTTCCTCACCGAAACCAAAAG AGCCGGCTCCACATGTCAGTCTGAGCAGAGTCAAATGGATGAGTACCTCTAGCCTTTTACAGAGCAAGCGGCGAG CGTGGAACAAGGCGTCTCTCTCAGTGGATGCCTCAGAGGAGAACGATGGGTTCTCCAGCGGTGAGGAACCCATGAACTCTGACCCCGAGGATGAAGTAGAAAAGAAGCTG GTCCCAGGAAGGTATACTGTAGTTGCGGACTGCGAGAAGGCGGGCCCTCAGGAGCTGTCTGTCAAGAGTGGAGACGTGGTTCAACTAatcagagaaggagaagagggacAATG GTTTGTGAAGAACCTTCGCAACAGTAAAGAGGGCTGGGTGGCAGCAGCAAACCTCCTCAGCCTCATCTCAGAGTCCAAGTCATCACAGTCGCTCAGCAGCTCAG ATGGCAGTGTCTCTGGAAACCTCAGCACTTCTTCCAGCTGCAGTGAGACCTACACCAGCTTCTCTGACATCAAACCCTGA